In Puntigrus tetrazona isolate hp1 chromosome 18, ASM1883169v1, whole genome shotgun sequence, one genomic interval encodes:
- the kif23 gene encoding kinesin-like protein KIF23 isoform X1, whose amino-acid sequence MIRQAKGKTPRRPPPKKPSNNQKDPVGVYCRVRPLGAEDEECCIEVISNTTIQLHAPDGLKANRNGEFKETQYSFKKVFGIKTTQRELFEDVAKPLVEDLIHCKNGLLFTYGVTGSGKTYTMTGSPGQGGLLPRSLDMIFNSIGPYQAKRYVFKPDDKNGMEVQNQVDALLDRQKRDSQTAVPKTPTARRVDPEFADMISPEEACKADGVDEDSSYSVFVSYIEIYNNYIYDLLEETPFDPIKPKWNGAGTPLRNNTEFIPPQSKILREDQNHNMYVAGCTEVEVKSTEEAFEVFWRGQKKRRIANTQLNRESSRSHSVFIIKLAQAPLDADGDNVLQDKNQVNVSQLCLVDLAGSERTSRTRAEGSRLREAGNINQSLMTLRTCIEVLRENQMCGTNKMVPYRDSKVTHLFKNYFDGEGKVRMVVCVNPKADDYEETLLVMRFAEMTQEVEVARPVDRPICGFAAGRRQRNQAFKEELTRRLEERGGPLDGESPTVLNQLLQSFPSLPPCEISGPNDDVTLPRLIEALEKRHKIRQMMIEEYNKTANMLKSVLQEQDSNLLSKDNFIQEQRGKLGEKDKMLQNQKNEIDRLEKKSKMLEYKIDILQKTTNIYEEDKRSLQQELESREQRLQREVSEKRRMETRMQGIVTDAKLKWEKECERRVNAKQLEMQNKLWVKDEKLKQLKAIVTEGKSENRQPQRPSREKDKVPAKRSASPSPVPSPYNGSQSSLSSLEPIYNFSQTVRPDPHFPRPGSVSVASCISEWEQGVPHSRRQGSQSPPDSRKRAQGLPDSLSRRRGRCWAREVPVRPAEVDLEETGYWTGPPVRPLHRRSHSAGGERWVDHKPTTNVDLDTVLQPNIPKAIKVNAPNEKALSKCDKYLLTHQEVASDGEIQTKLIKGEVFKTRGGGQSVQFTDIETLKQENPVAAGRKRRSSETGPDGETMEGDWTDVETRCSVAVEMRAGSNLGPGYQHHGYPKRRKP is encoded by the exons ATGATTAGGCAAGC GAAGGGCAAGACCCCCCGCCGCCCTCCTCCAAAAAAGCCTTCCAACAACCAGAAGGACCCTGTTGGA GTGTATTGTCGCGTGCGTCCACTGGGTGCAGAGGATGAGGAATGCTGTATTGAGGTTATAAGCAACACCACCATACAGTTACATGCTCCTGATGGACTCAAAGCTAACAGAAATGGTGAATTCAAAGAG acACAATACTCCTTCAAAAAAGTGTTTGGAATTAAAACCACACAGAGGGAATTATTTGAAGATGTTGCCAAACCTCTAGTGGAAGACCTCATTCactgtaaaaatg GTTTGTTGTTCACCTATGGTGTCACCGGCAGTGGTAAAACTTACACAATGACTGGCTCACCTGGTCAAGGTGGGCTGCTTCCACGCTCACTGGACATGATCTTTAACAGCATCGGCCCCTACCAGGCCAAAAGATAT GTTTTCAAACCTGATGACAAAAATGGAATGGAGGTGCAGAATCAGGTAGATGCGCTCTTGGACAGACAAAAGCGAGACAGCCAGACAGCTGTACCGAAGACTCCAACAGCAAG GCGAGTTGACCCGGAGTTTGCTGACATGATTAGCCCAGAGGAGGCTTGTAAGGCAGACGGAGTGGATGAAGACAGCAGCTACAGTGTCTTTGTCTCTTACATTGAGATTTACAACAACTACATCTATGATCTTTTGGAAGAGACCCCCTTTGACCCAATAAAACCCAA gTGGAATGGTGCAGGCACACCTCTGAGAAACAACACTGAGTTCAT ACCACCCCAATCTAAAATACTGCGTGAAGACCAAAATCACAACATGTATGTGGCTGGGTGTACTGAGGTTGAGGTCAAGTCAACAGAGGAAGCTTTTGAAGTCTTTTGGAGAG GTCAGAAGAAGCGCAGGATTGCAAACACACAATTGAACCGCGAGTCCAGCCGCTCTCACAGTGTGTTCATTATTAAACTGGCACAAGCGCCTCTGGATGCAGATGGAGATAATGTGCTTCAG GATAAAAATCAGGTAAATGTGAGCCAATTGTGTCTGGTGGATCTGGCTGGCAGTGAACGCACTAGCAGAACCAGAGCAGAGGGCAGCCGTCTCCGTGAAGCAG GCAACATCAATCAGTCTTTAATGACTCTGCGCACATGCATTGAAGTTCTAAGGGAGAATCAGATGTGTGGCACAAATAAG ATGGTTCCATACAGAGACTCCAAAGTGACCCATCTATTTAAGAACTACTTTGATGGAGAAGGCAAAGTGAGGATGGTCGTGTGTGTAAATCCAAAAGCTGATGATTATGAGGAGACCTTG CTGGTGATGCGTTTTGCTGAGATGACTCAGGAGGTTGAAGTGGCCCGGCCTGTTGATAGGCCCATTTGTGGTTTCGCTGCTGGTCGCCGACAGAGAAACCAGGCCTTCAAAGAGGAGCTTACCCGCAGGCTGGAGGAACGTGGTGGTCCTTTAGAtggag AGTCTCCAACAGTATTGAACCAGCTGCTTCAGTCCTTCCCTTCACTTCCTCCCTGTGAGATCTCTGGCCCTAACGATGATGTTACACTGCCCAGACTTATTGAGGCGTTGGAGAAGAGACACAAGATTCGACAGATGATGATCGAGGAGTACAATAAAACTG CCAACATGTTGAAGTCTGTGCTTCAAGAACAGGACAGCAACCTGCTCTCTAAAGATAACTTTATCCAAGAGCAGCGCGGCAAGCTTGGTGAAAAGGACAAAATGCTCCAAAACCAAAAGAATGAGATTGATCGTCTGGAAAAGAAATCCAAGATGCTGGAATATAAG ATTGACATTCTACAGAAAACCACCAACATCTATGAAGAGGACAAGCGATCTCTACAACAGGAACTGGAGAGCAGAGAACAGAGGCTGCAAAGGGAGGTGTCTGAAAAAAGACGCATGGAAACACGCATGCAAGGCATTGTCACAGATGCCAAGCTTAAGTGGGAGAaggagtgt GAGAGGCGGGTAAATGCCAAGCAGCTGGAAATGCAGAATAAGCTGTGGGTGAAGGATGAGAAACTCAAACAGCTCAAAGCCATTGTGACTGAGGGAAAGTCGGAGAACCGGCAGCCACAGCGGCCCTCCAGAGAAAAGGACAAAGTGCCTGCCAAGAGATCCGCTTCCCCATCGCCTGTTCCT TCTCCCTACAATGGCTCTCAGTCATCCCTCTCCTCCCTGGAGCCCATATATAACTTCTCTCAGACGGTCAGGCCAGATCCTCACTTCCCCAGACCAGGCAGTGTGTCTGTGGCCTCCTGCATCTCCGAGTGGGAGCAGGGTGTCCCGCACTCTCGCAGGCAGGGTAGCCAGTCGCCTCCAGACAGTAGGAAGAGAGCTCAGGGCCTTCCCGACAGTCTTAGCAGGAGAAGAGGCAGGTGTTGGGCCAGAGAGGTGCCTGTCCGGCCAGCAGAGGTAGACCTAGAGGAAACTGGTTATTGG ACTGGGCCGCCGGTTCGGCCTCTACACAGACGCTCGCACTCCGCAGGTGGGGAGAGGTGGGTTGATCATAAACCCACCACTAACGTGGACCTGGATACAGTTCTGCAGCCAAACATCCCCAAAGCCATCAAAGTGAACGCTCCCAATGAGAAAGCTCTGTCCAAGTGTGACAAGTACCTTCTGACGCACCAGGAGGTTGCGTCAGATGGAGAGATTCAGACCAAGCTAATCAAG GGTGAAGTGTTCAAAACGAGAGGTGGAGGACAGTCTGTTCAGTTCACAGATATCGAAACGCTCAAGCAAGAAAACCCTGTTGCAGCGGG CCGAAAGAGACGATCATCAGAGACTGGCCCCGATGGTGAGACTATGGAAGGAGACTGGACTGATGTAGAAACCAGG TGCTCTGTGGCAGTGGAGATGAGAGCTGGCTCAAACTTGGGACCTGGTTACCAGCATCACGGATATCCGAA acgCAGAAAGCCTTGA
- the kif23 gene encoding kinesin-like protein KIF23 isoform X3 — protein MIRQAKGKTPRRPPPKKPSNNQKDPVGVYCRVRPLGAEDEECCIEVISNTTIQLHAPDGLKANRNGEFKETQYSFKKVFGIKTTQRELFEDVAKPLVEDLIHCKNGLLFTYGVTGSGKTYTMTGSPGQGGLLPRSLDMIFNSIGPYQAKRYVFKPDDKNGMEVQNQVDALLDRQKRDSQTAVPKTPTARRVDPEFADMISPEEACKADGVDEDSSYSVFVSYIEIYNNYIYDLLEETPFDPIKPKWNGAGTPLRNNTEFIPPQSKILREDQNHNMYVAGCTEVEVKSTEEAFEVFWRGQKKRRIANTQLNRESSRSHSVFIIKLAQAPLDADGDNVLQDKNQVNVSQLCLVDLAGSERTSRTRAEGSRLREAGNINQSLMTLRTCIEVLRENQMCGTNKMVPYRDSKVTHLFKNYFDGEGKVRMVVCVNPKADDYEETLLVMRFAEMTQEVEVARPVDRPICGFAAGRRQRNQAFKEELTRRLEERGGPLDGESPTVLNQLLQSFPSLPPCEISGPNDDVTLPRLIEALEKRHKIRQMMIEEYNKTANMLKSVLQEQDSNLLSKDNFIQEQRGKLGEKDKMLQNQKNEIDRLEKKSKMLEYKIDILQKTTNIYEEDKRSLQQELESREQRLQREVSEKRRMETRMQGIVTDAKLKWEKECERRVNAKQLEMQNKLWVKDEKLKQLKAIVTEGKSENRQPQRPSREKDKVPAKRSASPSPVPTGPPVRPLHRRSHSAGGERWVDHKPTTNVDLDTVLQPNIPKAIKVNAPNEKALSKCDKYLLTHQEVASDGEIQTKLIKGEVFKTRGGGQSVQFTDIETLKQENPVAAGRKRRSSETGPDGETMEGDWTDVETRCSVAVEMRAGSNLGPGYQHHGYPKRRKP, from the exons ATGATTAGGCAAGC GAAGGGCAAGACCCCCCGCCGCCCTCCTCCAAAAAAGCCTTCCAACAACCAGAAGGACCCTGTTGGA GTGTATTGTCGCGTGCGTCCACTGGGTGCAGAGGATGAGGAATGCTGTATTGAGGTTATAAGCAACACCACCATACAGTTACATGCTCCTGATGGACTCAAAGCTAACAGAAATGGTGAATTCAAAGAG acACAATACTCCTTCAAAAAAGTGTTTGGAATTAAAACCACACAGAGGGAATTATTTGAAGATGTTGCCAAACCTCTAGTGGAAGACCTCATTCactgtaaaaatg GTTTGTTGTTCACCTATGGTGTCACCGGCAGTGGTAAAACTTACACAATGACTGGCTCACCTGGTCAAGGTGGGCTGCTTCCACGCTCACTGGACATGATCTTTAACAGCATCGGCCCCTACCAGGCCAAAAGATAT GTTTTCAAACCTGATGACAAAAATGGAATGGAGGTGCAGAATCAGGTAGATGCGCTCTTGGACAGACAAAAGCGAGACAGCCAGACAGCTGTACCGAAGACTCCAACAGCAAG GCGAGTTGACCCGGAGTTTGCTGACATGATTAGCCCAGAGGAGGCTTGTAAGGCAGACGGAGTGGATGAAGACAGCAGCTACAGTGTCTTTGTCTCTTACATTGAGATTTACAACAACTACATCTATGATCTTTTGGAAGAGACCCCCTTTGACCCAATAAAACCCAA gTGGAATGGTGCAGGCACACCTCTGAGAAACAACACTGAGTTCAT ACCACCCCAATCTAAAATACTGCGTGAAGACCAAAATCACAACATGTATGTGGCTGGGTGTACTGAGGTTGAGGTCAAGTCAACAGAGGAAGCTTTTGAAGTCTTTTGGAGAG GTCAGAAGAAGCGCAGGATTGCAAACACACAATTGAACCGCGAGTCCAGCCGCTCTCACAGTGTGTTCATTATTAAACTGGCACAAGCGCCTCTGGATGCAGATGGAGATAATGTGCTTCAG GATAAAAATCAGGTAAATGTGAGCCAATTGTGTCTGGTGGATCTGGCTGGCAGTGAACGCACTAGCAGAACCAGAGCAGAGGGCAGCCGTCTCCGTGAAGCAG GCAACATCAATCAGTCTTTAATGACTCTGCGCACATGCATTGAAGTTCTAAGGGAGAATCAGATGTGTGGCACAAATAAG ATGGTTCCATACAGAGACTCCAAAGTGACCCATCTATTTAAGAACTACTTTGATGGAGAAGGCAAAGTGAGGATGGTCGTGTGTGTAAATCCAAAAGCTGATGATTATGAGGAGACCTTG CTGGTGATGCGTTTTGCTGAGATGACTCAGGAGGTTGAAGTGGCCCGGCCTGTTGATAGGCCCATTTGTGGTTTCGCTGCTGGTCGCCGACAGAGAAACCAGGCCTTCAAAGAGGAGCTTACCCGCAGGCTGGAGGAACGTGGTGGTCCTTTAGAtggag AGTCTCCAACAGTATTGAACCAGCTGCTTCAGTCCTTCCCTTCACTTCCTCCCTGTGAGATCTCTGGCCCTAACGATGATGTTACACTGCCCAGACTTATTGAGGCGTTGGAGAAGAGACACAAGATTCGACAGATGATGATCGAGGAGTACAATAAAACTG CCAACATGTTGAAGTCTGTGCTTCAAGAACAGGACAGCAACCTGCTCTCTAAAGATAACTTTATCCAAGAGCAGCGCGGCAAGCTTGGTGAAAAGGACAAAATGCTCCAAAACCAAAAGAATGAGATTGATCGTCTGGAAAAGAAATCCAAGATGCTGGAATATAAG ATTGACATTCTACAGAAAACCACCAACATCTATGAAGAGGACAAGCGATCTCTACAACAGGAACTGGAGAGCAGAGAACAGAGGCTGCAAAGGGAGGTGTCTGAAAAAAGACGCATGGAAACACGCATGCAAGGCATTGTCACAGATGCCAAGCTTAAGTGGGAGAaggagtgt GAGAGGCGGGTAAATGCCAAGCAGCTGGAAATGCAGAATAAGCTGTGGGTGAAGGATGAGAAACTCAAACAGCTCAAAGCCATTGTGACTGAGGGAAAGTCGGAGAACCGGCAGCCACAGCGGCCCTCCAGAGAAAAGGACAAAGTGCCTGCCAAGAGATCCGCTTCCCCATCGCCTGTTCCT ACTGGGCCGCCGGTTCGGCCTCTACACAGACGCTCGCACTCCGCAGGTGGGGAGAGGTGGGTTGATCATAAACCCACCACTAACGTGGACCTGGATACAGTTCTGCAGCCAAACATCCCCAAAGCCATCAAAGTGAACGCTCCCAATGAGAAAGCTCTGTCCAAGTGTGACAAGTACCTTCTGACGCACCAGGAGGTTGCGTCAGATGGAGAGATTCAGACCAAGCTAATCAAG GGTGAAGTGTTCAAAACGAGAGGTGGAGGACAGTCTGTTCAGTTCACAGATATCGAAACGCTCAAGCAAGAAAACCCTGTTGCAGCGGG CCGAAAGAGACGATCATCAGAGACTGGCCCCGATGGTGAGACTATGGAAGGAGACTGGACTGATGTAGAAACCAGG TGCTCTGTGGCAGTGGAGATGAGAGCTGGCTCAAACTTGGGACCTGGTTACCAGCATCACGGATATCCGAA acgCAGAAAGCCTTGA
- the kif23 gene encoding kinesin-like protein KIF23 isoform X2, whose protein sequence is MIRQAKGKTPRRPPPKKPSNNQKDPVGVYCRVRPLGAEDEECCIEVISNTTIQLHAPDGLKANRNGEFKETQYSFKKVFGIKTTQRELFEDVAKPLVEDLIHCKNGLLFTYGVTGSGKTYTMTGSPGQGGLLPRSLDMIFNSIGPYQAKRYVFKPDDKNGMEVQNQVDALLDRQKRDSQTAVPKTPTARRVDPEFADMISPEEACKADGVDEDSSYSVFVSYIEIYNNYIYDLLEETPFDPIKPKPPQSKILREDQNHNMYVAGCTEVEVKSTEEAFEVFWRGQKKRRIANTQLNRESSRSHSVFIIKLAQAPLDADGDNVLQDKNQVNVSQLCLVDLAGSERTSRTRAEGSRLREAGNINQSLMTLRTCIEVLRENQMCGTNKMVPYRDSKVTHLFKNYFDGEGKVRMVVCVNPKADDYEETLLVMRFAEMTQEVEVARPVDRPICGFAAGRRQRNQAFKEELTRRLEERGGPLDGESPTVLNQLLQSFPSLPPCEISGPNDDVTLPRLIEALEKRHKIRQMMIEEYNKTANMLKSVLQEQDSNLLSKDNFIQEQRGKLGEKDKMLQNQKNEIDRLEKKSKMLEYKIDILQKTTNIYEEDKRSLQQELESREQRLQREVSEKRRMETRMQGIVTDAKLKWEKECERRVNAKQLEMQNKLWVKDEKLKQLKAIVTEGKSENRQPQRPSREKDKVPAKRSASPSPVPSPYNGSQSSLSSLEPIYNFSQTVRPDPHFPRPGSVSVASCISEWEQGVPHSRRQGSQSPPDSRKRAQGLPDSLSRRRGRCWAREVPVRPAEVDLEETGYWTGPPVRPLHRRSHSAGGERWVDHKPTTNVDLDTVLQPNIPKAIKVNAPNEKALSKCDKYLLTHQEVASDGEIQTKLIKGEVFKTRGGGQSVQFTDIETLKQENPVAAGRKRRSSETGPDGETMEGDWTDVETRCSVAVEMRAGSNLGPGYQHHGYPKRRKP, encoded by the exons ATGATTAGGCAAGC GAAGGGCAAGACCCCCCGCCGCCCTCCTCCAAAAAAGCCTTCCAACAACCAGAAGGACCCTGTTGGA GTGTATTGTCGCGTGCGTCCACTGGGTGCAGAGGATGAGGAATGCTGTATTGAGGTTATAAGCAACACCACCATACAGTTACATGCTCCTGATGGACTCAAAGCTAACAGAAATGGTGAATTCAAAGAG acACAATACTCCTTCAAAAAAGTGTTTGGAATTAAAACCACACAGAGGGAATTATTTGAAGATGTTGCCAAACCTCTAGTGGAAGACCTCATTCactgtaaaaatg GTTTGTTGTTCACCTATGGTGTCACCGGCAGTGGTAAAACTTACACAATGACTGGCTCACCTGGTCAAGGTGGGCTGCTTCCACGCTCACTGGACATGATCTTTAACAGCATCGGCCCCTACCAGGCCAAAAGATAT GTTTTCAAACCTGATGACAAAAATGGAATGGAGGTGCAGAATCAGGTAGATGCGCTCTTGGACAGACAAAAGCGAGACAGCCAGACAGCTGTACCGAAGACTCCAACAGCAAG GCGAGTTGACCCGGAGTTTGCTGACATGATTAGCCCAGAGGAGGCTTGTAAGGCAGACGGAGTGGATGAAGACAGCAGCTACAGTGTCTTTGTCTCTTACATTGAGATTTACAACAACTACATCTATGATCTTTTGGAAGAGACCCCCTTTGACCCAATAAAACCCAA ACCACCCCAATCTAAAATACTGCGTGAAGACCAAAATCACAACATGTATGTGGCTGGGTGTACTGAGGTTGAGGTCAAGTCAACAGAGGAAGCTTTTGAAGTCTTTTGGAGAG GTCAGAAGAAGCGCAGGATTGCAAACACACAATTGAACCGCGAGTCCAGCCGCTCTCACAGTGTGTTCATTATTAAACTGGCACAAGCGCCTCTGGATGCAGATGGAGATAATGTGCTTCAG GATAAAAATCAGGTAAATGTGAGCCAATTGTGTCTGGTGGATCTGGCTGGCAGTGAACGCACTAGCAGAACCAGAGCAGAGGGCAGCCGTCTCCGTGAAGCAG GCAACATCAATCAGTCTTTAATGACTCTGCGCACATGCATTGAAGTTCTAAGGGAGAATCAGATGTGTGGCACAAATAAG ATGGTTCCATACAGAGACTCCAAAGTGACCCATCTATTTAAGAACTACTTTGATGGAGAAGGCAAAGTGAGGATGGTCGTGTGTGTAAATCCAAAAGCTGATGATTATGAGGAGACCTTG CTGGTGATGCGTTTTGCTGAGATGACTCAGGAGGTTGAAGTGGCCCGGCCTGTTGATAGGCCCATTTGTGGTTTCGCTGCTGGTCGCCGACAGAGAAACCAGGCCTTCAAAGAGGAGCTTACCCGCAGGCTGGAGGAACGTGGTGGTCCTTTAGAtggag AGTCTCCAACAGTATTGAACCAGCTGCTTCAGTCCTTCCCTTCACTTCCTCCCTGTGAGATCTCTGGCCCTAACGATGATGTTACACTGCCCAGACTTATTGAGGCGTTGGAGAAGAGACACAAGATTCGACAGATGATGATCGAGGAGTACAATAAAACTG CCAACATGTTGAAGTCTGTGCTTCAAGAACAGGACAGCAACCTGCTCTCTAAAGATAACTTTATCCAAGAGCAGCGCGGCAAGCTTGGTGAAAAGGACAAAATGCTCCAAAACCAAAAGAATGAGATTGATCGTCTGGAAAAGAAATCCAAGATGCTGGAATATAAG ATTGACATTCTACAGAAAACCACCAACATCTATGAAGAGGACAAGCGATCTCTACAACAGGAACTGGAGAGCAGAGAACAGAGGCTGCAAAGGGAGGTGTCTGAAAAAAGACGCATGGAAACACGCATGCAAGGCATTGTCACAGATGCCAAGCTTAAGTGGGAGAaggagtgt GAGAGGCGGGTAAATGCCAAGCAGCTGGAAATGCAGAATAAGCTGTGGGTGAAGGATGAGAAACTCAAACAGCTCAAAGCCATTGTGACTGAGGGAAAGTCGGAGAACCGGCAGCCACAGCGGCCCTCCAGAGAAAAGGACAAAGTGCCTGCCAAGAGATCCGCTTCCCCATCGCCTGTTCCT TCTCCCTACAATGGCTCTCAGTCATCCCTCTCCTCCCTGGAGCCCATATATAACTTCTCTCAGACGGTCAGGCCAGATCCTCACTTCCCCAGACCAGGCAGTGTGTCTGTGGCCTCCTGCATCTCCGAGTGGGAGCAGGGTGTCCCGCACTCTCGCAGGCAGGGTAGCCAGTCGCCTCCAGACAGTAGGAAGAGAGCTCAGGGCCTTCCCGACAGTCTTAGCAGGAGAAGAGGCAGGTGTTGGGCCAGAGAGGTGCCTGTCCGGCCAGCAGAGGTAGACCTAGAGGAAACTGGTTATTGG ACTGGGCCGCCGGTTCGGCCTCTACACAGACGCTCGCACTCCGCAGGTGGGGAGAGGTGGGTTGATCATAAACCCACCACTAACGTGGACCTGGATACAGTTCTGCAGCCAAACATCCCCAAAGCCATCAAAGTGAACGCTCCCAATGAGAAAGCTCTGTCCAAGTGTGACAAGTACCTTCTGACGCACCAGGAGGTTGCGTCAGATGGAGAGATTCAGACCAAGCTAATCAAG GGTGAAGTGTTCAAAACGAGAGGTGGAGGACAGTCTGTTCAGTTCACAGATATCGAAACGCTCAAGCAAGAAAACCCTGTTGCAGCGGG CCGAAAGAGACGATCATCAGAGACTGGCCCCGATGGTGAGACTATGGAAGGAGACTGGACTGATGTAGAAACCAGG TGCTCTGTGGCAGTGGAGATGAGAGCTGGCTCAAACTTGGGACCTGGTTACCAGCATCACGGATATCCGAA acgCAGAAAGCCTTGA